The Girardinichthys multiradiatus isolate DD_20200921_A chromosome 6, DD_fGirMul_XY1, whole genome shotgun sequence genome window below encodes:
- the si:ch211-227n13.3 gene encoding uncharacterized protein si:ch211-227n13.3 isoform X1 — protein sequence MCARRALPSARRCVRAVIFLQFYMVNEAVRSMSGDETCEETDWMHDTHGIDSSHLLSVKVEYYRSFEFSLRWTPMSFRRSSRLKSILKTPVLDEDVEQPRRRSLRGRSRLKETDAIKSNNCDIIDLINRNRDLDHTAKLGEAVGVLDFGLDQSNDEDGSESCSIVSGPSTLCQDNKEELCHNLCSACQELYKKAKSLKTPILSKLLDNDPQSLTCDQWVLMKKWKPKRLPDARQKFLSHLRLDSGVSMWREDQSSPCLRAHTFLQRNLRRAKRLAEMNKKKRRRGKSQNFRVAKQQRLQNNHHRQHTNTKGSVNSPSCFSSCSNLQDGSSPEVESRAAKDVTVQLIPSPVAPKFATSAEVRAQERAPKKMSEFRDLLAQLRGTSSMITREAHYQKH from the exons ATGTGCGCGAGGCGAGCTCTTCCCAGCGCGAGGCGATGTGTAAGGGCGGTTATTTTTCTCCAGTTTTACATGGTGAATGAAGCAGTTAGGAGCATGTCAGGAGATGAAACCTGTGAGGAAACTGATTGGAT GCATGATACACATGGCATTGATTCATCTCATTTATTGTCCGTGAAAGTCGAATATTATAG GTCATTTGAGTTTAGTCTGAGGTGGACACCCATGTCTTTCCGACGGTCCTCCAGACTTAAGTCAATCCTGAAAACTCCTGTGTTAGACGAAGACGTTGAACAGCCTCGACGTAGAAGCCTGCGAGGAAGGTCACGGTTGAAAGAAACTGATGCAATTAAGAGCAACAACTGTGACATCATCGACCTCATCAACAGGAATCGTGATTTGGACCATACTGCCAAGCTAGGAGAGGCTGTTGGCGTACTCGATTTTGGACTGGATCAGTCAAATGATGAAGATGGCTCTGAAAGCTGCAGCATAGTGTCTGGTCCCTCCACTCTATGTCAGGACAATAAAGAGGAGCTTTGCCACAATCTTTGCTCAGCGTGCCAGGAGCTCTACAAGAAagcaaaaagtttgaaaacaccAATCTTAAGCAAACTTCTAGATAATG ATCCCCAGTCTCTGACCTGTGACCAGTGGGTGCTGATGAAAAAATGGAAGCCCAAAAGACTACCTGATGCCAGACA GAAGTTTTTGAGCCATCTTCGGCTGGATAGTGGAGTCTCTATGTGGCGAGAGGACCAAtcatcaccctgtttgagggcgCATACATTCCTCCAGAG GAACCTCAGACGGGCCAAACGTCTGGCAgaaatgaacaaaaagaaaaggaggaggGGTAAGTCCCAGAATTTCCGTGTGGCTAAGCAGCAGCGTCTCCAAAACAACCATCACCGTCaacatacaaatacaaaaggTTCGGTCAACAGCCCCAGCTGTTTTAGCAGCTGCAGCAACCTCCAAGATGGTAGCAGTCCAGAAGTGGAGAGTCGGGCTGCAAAAGATGTGACTGTTCAACTCATTCCTTCACCTGTAGCCCCGAAATTCGCCACATCAGCAGAGGTCCGAGCCCAGGAGAGGGCACCAAAGAAGATGTCTGAGTTCAGAGATCTGCTCGCTCAGCTGCGGGGAACCAGCAGCATGATCACCAGAGAAGCACACTACCAAAAGCACTGA
- the si:ch211-227n13.3 gene encoding uncharacterized protein si:ch211-227n13.3 isoform X2, protein MSFRRSSRLKSILKTPVLDEDVEQPRRRSLRGRSRLKETDAIKSNNCDIIDLINRNRDLDHTAKLGEAVGVLDFGLDQSNDEDGSESCSIVSGPSTLCQDNKEELCHNLCSACQELYKKAKSLKTPILSKLLDNDPQSLTCDQWVLMKKWKPKRLPDARQKFLSHLRLDSGVSMWREDQSSPCLRAHTFLQRNLRRAKRLAEMNKKKRRRGKSQNFRVAKQQRLQNNHHRQHTNTKGSVNSPSCFSSCSNLQDGSSPEVESRAAKDVTVQLIPSPVAPKFATSAEVRAQERAPKKMSEFRDLLAQLRGTSSMITREAHYQKH, encoded by the exons ATGTCTTTCCGACGGTCCTCCAGACTTAAGTCAATCCTGAAAACTCCTGTGTTAGACGAAGACGTTGAACAGCCTCGACGTAGAAGCCTGCGAGGAAGGTCACGGTTGAAAGAAACTGATGCAATTAAGAGCAACAACTGTGACATCATCGACCTCATCAACAGGAATCGTGATTTGGACCATACTGCCAAGCTAGGAGAGGCTGTTGGCGTACTCGATTTTGGACTGGATCAGTCAAATGATGAAGATGGCTCTGAAAGCTGCAGCATAGTGTCTGGTCCCTCCACTCTATGTCAGGACAATAAAGAGGAGCTTTGCCACAATCTTTGCTCAGCGTGCCAGGAGCTCTACAAGAAagcaaaaagtttgaaaacaccAATCTTAAGCAAACTTCTAGATAATG ATCCCCAGTCTCTGACCTGTGACCAGTGGGTGCTGATGAAAAAATGGAAGCCCAAAAGACTACCTGATGCCAGACA GAAGTTTTTGAGCCATCTTCGGCTGGATAGTGGAGTCTCTATGTGGCGAGAGGACCAAtcatcaccctgtttgagggcgCATACATTCCTCCAGAG GAACCTCAGACGGGCCAAACGTCTGGCAgaaatgaacaaaaagaaaaggaggaggGGTAAGTCCCAGAATTTCCGTGTGGCTAAGCAGCAGCGTCTCCAAAACAACCATCACCGTCaacatacaaatacaaaaggTTCGGTCAACAGCCCCAGCTGTTTTAGCAGCTGCAGCAACCTCCAAGATGGTAGCAGTCCAGAAGTGGAGAGTCGGGCTGCAAAAGATGTGACTGTTCAACTCATTCCTTCACCTGTAGCCCCGAAATTCGCCACATCAGCAGAGGTCCGAGCCCAGGAGAGGGCACCAAAGAAGATGTCTGAGTTCAGAGATCTGCTCGCTCAGCTGCGGGGAACCAGCAGCATGATCACCAGAGAAGCACACTACCAAAAGCACTGA